DNA from Gammaproteobacteria bacterium:
TCCGATCACTGACGTTAAAGAATCACAATCCGAATACGATCGCGCCACTGCTGCTAAAATTCAAGCGGACAATCAATTTGCAAGTTACATTGAAGCATTGTGGGTGCTGACGCGTCAGTACTACGATGGTTTAGCGAATCTTTCAGAGAACGTGCCCCTCCTCGATCCAGAACCTGCTGATAAACAAGCGTGGGTTGATAATGCATTAAAAAATAATTTATCCCTACTTGCCAACCAATTTGCTCTTGATGCCGCCGAACATGACATCAATCAAACGCGCGCAGAACATTATCCAACGTTAGATTTAATTGCCCAACACGATTACAGCGATTCCGAAGGCGGCAGCTTCGGCGGCAGCGAGCAAACCCAAGATAGTCTAATGTTGCAACTCCATGTTCCTATCTATTCTGGGGGTGCAACCTCTTCGCGTGTTCGTCAATCGGTTTATCGCAGTGAAGCATTACGACAACAAGCAGAAGACACTCGACGCCGAGTGATTCGCCAAACCCGTGATGCCTATTTAAATGTATCGGCTGGTATTGCCCGGGTAAACGCACTGAAACAATCCATGATCTCAACCCAAGCGGCGTATGACGCGACCAACGTTGGCTTCAGAGTAGGTACCCGTAATACTACCGAAGTATTACGCTCATTACGCGATACGTTCGGCGCCAAACGTGATTACGCACAAGCTCGTTATGAATACGTATTAAATCATCTGCGTTTAAAACAAGCAGTGGGCACTTTATCAATTGCCGATTTACAACTCATTAATCAGTGGATGAAATAATCCATGCAGCAAACAATAACACTGCGGCAAGCACTAAGTCCTCGATACATTGTTGTTTGGTTATGGATTGGCATCGCACGCGCAATTACTTATCTGCCCTTACGCTTACAAATCTGGTTAGGCAAGATTATTGGTCGCTTATTTTATTATATTGCGCATAGTCGTCGTCGTGTAGGACGCATTAATTTAAAACTATGTTTCCCCGAAGTAGATGAAAAAATCCGTGCCGATTGGTTATACCGTTGTTTTGAAAACATAGGCATTGCCTTAATGGAAACCAGCTTAGCGTGGTGGGGAAACGAACAGCGCTTTCAGTCATTGGGACACATTGAAGGCTTAGAACATATCGAGGCCGCAAAAAAAAGTGGTCGTCCTATTATGTTTTTAAGTTGCCATATGACTTGCACCGAAATCAGTGGCCGTTTTTTACGCCCTCACGCTAACATTCAAGTCATGTATAAAAAATCTAAAAATGCATTATTTGAACGCATTATGCTAAAAGCACGTAGTGATCTATATAAAGATGTCATCAATAGTAAAAATACGAGAGGCCTTATTAAGGGCTTACGAAATGGTTTAATCAGTTGGTATGCTCCTGACCAAAACTTCGGCCATCATGACACCGTATTTGCGCCATTTTTTGGCGTACAAGCAACAACGTTGACCGCTACTGCGCGCATGGCGCAACTTACCAACGCGATTATTTTGCCGTTTTTTCCCTATCGCACGTCAGACGCGCCTTATTATAAAGTTGTGGTGCATCCACCCGTTGAAAACTTTCCTACTGGCGACGATGTTATTGATGCAGCTACCACTAATCTAATCATGGAACGTGCTATTCGTCTCGCACCCGAACAATACCTATGGACGCATAAACGTTTTAAAACCCGCCCTGCTGGCGAACCGAATATTTATTAATTAATGACAGCTCCCGCATTGCAACGTCCACTCTTCTGGTATCGAACGTTGTTATGCTTACTTAGCCCCATTGTTTTTTTATTCACACTGCGAGAAATTTATCGCCGCCAAGGCGGCTGGCAGTATTTACGCGAACGTTACGGTTTTTATCGTCATAGCAACATCAACGCCATTTGGATACACGCCGCTTCAGTAGGCGAATGGCAAGCCGCAAAACCTTTAGTAAAAATCATTCAGCAGCAACACCCACAACAACACATACTCATCACCACCAATACCGCTACCGCTGCGCGCTTAGTTAAAACTCACCCCGCCTATGGCATGACCTTAAGCCATGCGTTTTGCCCATTAGATTATCCACGCGCTATTAAGCGATTTCTAAAAAACTTCCAACCACGCTGCGCTTTAATGATGGAAACCGAATTGTGGCCAAATTTATTTGGCGCGATTAAGCAAGCCAATATACCACTGGCTATCTTAAACGCTCGTTTAAGCGCGTGCAGTATAAACCTGCAACACGCCATTCAAAAAATCGCCGTTATGAATGTAGATAAAATCTATGCACGCGCAGATGCAGAAGCCGAACGCTATCTAGCCTTAGGCGTTGCCGCAGAAAAAATTCAGATCATGGGTAATTTAAAGTTTTCGCTGCACCTCGAAAAGAATTATCCAAATTTTATTCCAGAACGTACTTATTATTTAGCCGCGTCTACACATGCAGGCGAAGAACGCATCATCGTTGACGCGTGGCGTCATCTAACGCCACGGCCTTTGTTAGTCATTGCACCCCGACATCCGGAACGGCGCCACGACATCTCGCGCGAATTAAAAGAATTTAATATTGCCGTGCGCAGCCAGAAAGACATAATCACGGAGCAGACCGATATTTATTTAGCGGATACCTTAGGCGAACTCATGGCTTTGTATGCGCATAGCGATTTAGTCATTGTGGGTGGTAGCTTTGTAAACATTGGCGGGCATAATATTTTAGAACCCGCGGCCTTAAGCAAAACCATTATTACCGGGCCGTACATGCAAAATTTCTCAGAAGAATTAACCTTACTAAAAAACCAGCAAGCCATCTTTCAGGTAAGCGCTCTACAACTACCGACATTATTACAAGAAATTTATGCGCAACCACAAAACGTAGCAACAACCGGTCAACGCGCTCAACAATGCTGTCAGTCATATACCCACATAGCAGAACATTACTATCAGCAACTCAAACACGATCAACTAGTAAACTAATTCTTATATTTAAAAAAATTATATGAAAAAATTAATCATGTGGAATGTAATTACTCTTGATGGATACTTCGAGGGTGAAAAGAATTGGGACTTAAGCTTTCATGAGCTTGCCTGGGGCAAGGAGCTTGAAGATTTAAGCAATGAACAATTACAAACAGCCGACATGCTTGTTTTTGGCGAAACAACTTACAAGGGCATGGCCGATTATTGGACAAAAGCGGTAGGAACAGCCGAAGGAATAACTGCGGAGTATATGAATAAAATCTCCAAGGTCGTTTGTTCACCGACACTTGAGAGTGCGGATTGGAACAATACCATCATCGTAAGAGACGCTATTGCGGAACTACCAAAGCTGAAACAGCAAGGAAATGGAAATATGTTCGTTTTTGGAAGCGGCATTCTTTCGGAATCGCTCATGAAAGCAAATCTTTTTGACGAATACCGACTTTGTGTCGCACCTGTATTTCTTGGTAAAGGCCGGTATCTTTTCAATCTTGGATTAAACTATCAAAAACTGAAATTGCTTGAAGCGAGACAGCTTTCCTCTGGCGGAGTTATATTAAGATACGCTCCAATCGAATAACAGCTCGACTCCTGAAATGTATAAGCGCAGAAGCGTTTCGCTCGTCGCTACGCGAATTAGCGAGTAACTTTGATTGCCAGGGATGACATGAATGCAGATTTTGCAGGAGCAAAAATTCGCTGATCGCCAAGGATGGCGTGAATGCAGATTTTGCAGGAGCAAAAATCTGCGGTCGTAACATTTTTTATTAAAAGCAGAAGCGTTTCGCTCGTCGCTACCCGACTACAGCGAGTAACTTTTGATCGCCATGGATGGCGTGATTGCAGATTTTGCAGGAGCAAAAATCTGCGGTCGTAACAAAAAGTCACCAACGCCGCTCTCTTGCATCCCTGCAATCGCGGCATTCGAACATCCTGTTCATCAAATACTCGCCCGAATGTTGTGCACTTGAATGGAATACGATTCCATTCAAGTATTCCCTCGCCGTGTTTAATGGCTAACGCGTCGCCTCAACGCAACATCGTGTTGCGATCGGCTCACATGAACATCCCTGTTCATGTGTCGCTACCCCTTAAACACTTCTCGGCACACCATAACGGGCATTATCCCTTCGTTTAACATTTAAGTTAAATAAGAACGCATGGGCTTAATTAAAATGTAGCCTGGATGGAGCCCGTAGTAACGGGCGAAATCCGGGAAGGCTTTTTACAATTCACCCCGGATTGCGCCGAATATATTCGGCTTCATCCGGGCTACGTTACTTTCCATTCCTTAAAACACTACTTTGCTTTAATTCATTTTTCATCCAGAACAAAGCAAATGCCCCTATGGCTCGCCGAGTGTTTGAGATGTTGTCGGGAAAAACAAACAGGAGGTTTGTTTTAGTCACGCCGCGACAGGGAGGTCGCGTCAGGACGACCCGTAACAACAGATCAAACATAAGGAAGCTGCGCGTAATATTTACGCGCAGCGAGACATCAGGGGAGTATTTGATGAACAGGATGTTCGAATGCCGCGATTGCAGGGATGCAAGAGAGCGGCGTTGGTGACTTTTTGTTACGACAAGCAGATTTTTGCTCCTGCAAAATCTGCATTCATCCATCCCTGGCAATCAAAGTTACTCGCTGTAGTCGCGTAGCGACGAACGAAATGCTTCTGCTTTATAAGAATTCAAGGGTAGCGTCCCGTTATTTTATCAAATAAGTTTACTCTATTGATTCTTAAAAGCAGTCTCCCTTTATATTCTAAATTTAGGCTCTCCGTATTTTGCCAATAGTGCATTAATTTTATTAGTATCATTTATTAAATTGTGGCGTGATTCATCCACATTTAAAGAAGAAGGTACTCCAAGCACTCCCAAGATAACACGGCGCTTAACAAATAATACTCCGCCCCGTGGTTTTGCATCTTCTTTTTGTTTGCCAGAGTCCAATCGATAACCACCAATTACCCAACCCGACTCTGTTAAATATTTAATTTCCCACTCATCACTCGCAGCCATTTAAATCTCCAGCGGTTAAATCAAGAATAAAAAAAGTAAAATTTACTTTAAAACTAATTTTTAATAATTTTTTGACTTTGTTTTTTTATATTACAAGTTTTCCCGCTTCATTAGCTCCTAGGCTGCAATAATCAAGATTAAAAATATAAAGACGATACAAATTTTCCTATGGGCGACAACAATAAGTCCTGCGGATGATCTCCGCCCAACGTCGCAACACCACTAGTGCCTTTGATTATTGTAAGTAACATAGTGTTTGACGTTAAGGTCTCTATGATTTCTATTTTTATTTCTACTTTATCAGGAATGCTAGACCATTCGGTTGCTCTATCTTCCCAATTTAAAATTGTGGAATGAACTAAATATTTACAATTAGCACTCTTGGCTTCTTCTTGAACCGCTTCAAACTCTTGAAATGCTGCGCTCAGCTTAACCATTCGGCTTCTCTTCATAAATTCAGAATAAATAATACGAGACGTGTTTTCGCCTGACCCTTTATAAACGCGCGCACGATATAAACCGTCTATTGGTACAGAAATACATATCTTATCATTAGGGGTAATTCGAAAATCTTTCACGACGTCTTGCCGTATTATTTTATGTGTATCAGCACAACCCACTAACACATAAACTAAGCCTACTAAAATCAGATACCGCTTCATAATAATGCTCCTTGTTTTTATAATAAACTTTTAAATAATAAGTTAGGGTCGTCCTACGCTTTGATAAAAAATACCCACTTCTTGCATATGTTTAGGATCGTACAAATTACGACCATCAACAATTAAAGACTCTTTCAATGCGTCGCGAATAAGCTCAAAGTTCGGGCTACGATAACTATCCCACTCTGTACAAATCGCCAACGCATCTGCATTTTTTAACGCGTCATAAGGCTGATCAACTAATACTAAATCAGCGCGTTCGCCATATAGATGCCTGGCTTCATTGTTCGCAATCGGATCATGCGCTTGCACTTTAGCGCCGGCTTTCCATAAGGCTTCTAATAATTCGCGACTCGGTGCTTCGCGCATATCATCGGTGTTCGGTTTAAAGGC
Protein-coding regions in this window:
- a CDS encoding TolC family outer membrane protein, which translates into the protein MPKKILPLRTLLLISVGFINSVGISPMLHAADLLQVYQDGLQENPSLLAAKAQFNVISENVTQSRAALLPQISGNVNISRGTTDVTSSDSSFITTGSRDTESQGYNLNLNQSLYNRAYWERLRQSKASNAQAELEYRLTEQELIITATEAYFAVLSAQDNVEFANSELKSVGKQLELSKQRYNVGLIPITDVKESQSEYDRATAAKIQADNQFASYIEALWVLTRQYYDGLANLSENVPLLDPEPADKQAWVDNALKNNLSLLANQFALDAAEHDINQTRAEHYPTLDLIAQHDYSDSEGGSFGGSEQTQDSLMLQLHVPIYSGGATSSRVRQSVYRSEALRQQAEDTRRRVIRQTRDAYLNVSAGIARVNALKQSMISTQAAYDATNVGFRVGTRNTTEVLRSLRDTFGAKRDYAQARYEYVLNHLRLKQAVGTLSIADLQLINQWMK
- a CDS encoding translation initiation factor 1, with translation MAASDEWEIKYLTESGWVIGGYRLDSGKQKEDAKPRGGVLFVKRRVILGVLGVPSSLNVDESRHNLINDTNKINALLAKYGEPKFRI
- a CDS encoding DUF4823 domain-containing protein gives rise to the protein MKRYLILVGLVYVLVGCADTHKIIRQDVVKDFRITPNDKICISVPIDGLYRARVYKGSGENTSRIIYSEFMKRSRMVKLSAAFQEFEAVQEEAKSANCKYLVHSTILNWEDRATEWSSIPDKVEIKIEIIETLTSNTMLLTIIKGTSGVATLGGDHPQDLLLSPIGKFVSSLYF
- a CDS encoding dihydrofolate reductase family protein — its product is MKKLIMWNVITLDGYFEGEKNWDLSFHELAWGKELEDLSNEQLQTADMLVFGETTYKGMADYWTKAVGTAEGITAEYMNKISKVVCSPTLESADWNNTIIVRDAIAELPKLKQQGNGNMFVFGSGILSESLMKANLFDEYRLCVAPVFLGKGRYLFNLGLNYQKLKLLEARQLSSGGVILRYAPIE
- a CDS encoding lipid A biosynthesis acyltransferase, which produces MQQTITLRQALSPRYIVVWLWIGIARAITYLPLRLQIWLGKIIGRLFYYIAHSRRRVGRINLKLCFPEVDEKIRADWLYRCFENIGIALMETSLAWWGNEQRFQSLGHIEGLEHIEAAKKSGRPIMFLSCHMTCTEISGRFLRPHANIQVMYKKSKNALFERIMLKARSDLYKDVINSKNTRGLIKGLRNGLISWYAPDQNFGHHDTVFAPFFGVQATTLTATARMAQLTNAIILPFFPYRTSDAPYYKVVVHPPVENFPTGDDVIDAATTNLIMERAIRLAPEQYLWTHKRFKTRPAGEPNIY
- a CDS encoding 3-deoxy-D-manno-octulosonic acid transferase, whose product is MTAPALQRPLFWYRTLLCLLSPIVFLFTLREIYRRQGGWQYLRERYGFYRHSNINAIWIHAASVGEWQAAKPLVKIIQQQHPQQHILITTNTATAARLVKTHPAYGMTLSHAFCPLDYPRAIKRFLKNFQPRCALMMETELWPNLFGAIKQANIPLAILNARLSACSINLQHAIQKIAVMNVDKIYARADAEAERYLALGVAAEKIQIMGNLKFSLHLEKNYPNFIPERTYYLAASTHAGEERIIVDAWRHLTPRPLLVIAPRHPERRHDISRELKEFNIAVRSQKDIITEQTDIYLADTLGELMALYAHSDLVIVGGSFVNIGGHNILEPAALSKTIITGPYMQNFSEELTLLKNQQAIFQVSALQLPTLLQEIYAQPQNVATTGQRAQQCCQSYTHIAEHYYQQLKHDQLVN